In Thermococcus chitonophagus, the genomic stretch GCCTTGAGATTATAACGACATCAAAATCATTAGCTATCTCCTCGATTATTTCTGCCTTGTTGCCGGTTTTTAACTGGGATTTCACTGTGAAACTATCTGAAGGTAGTGTTGCCTCAACTTTTTCAAGTGTCTTGTGTCCCTTCTCGAGTTCCCTCTTTCTAAACAGTTCTGCTTCATTTTCTCCAATGGTCTCTCTAATAAGCCTGCAAACTTCCCCGTCTATTATATAAAGTAACAAAATCGTTGATCCTGGGTATGAGGTTAAGTATTCAATGACGGTGTTTGTGGGAGATTCGGAATACCTGTCAAGTGGAATTAGGATCTTTTCGATTTTAGGTATTGTAAACTCCTCTTCAGTTAGAAGAAACTCTCTATAAGCCCTAACTATTTCTTCGTATCTGGGGGCTATATTCTTGAACTTTCTAAGAATTATATTGGAGAAAAGGCCCAATGGGGCCACCTTCACTTCTTCCACTCAGTGTAACCGCACTTTCCGCAGGCCCACCTATCGCCGTGATCTGCCATGAACACTCCGGGCCCACACCTAGGACAGAACTTGTTCTTCCTTATGACTTTCCCGTCCTTAACTATGTAGAGCTTCCACTTCTGTCCCATTTCACTCACCCTCCTTCTTCTCTATTATCCCATCCCTCACGAGGATGTACTCGGGCTCTATATAGAGCATCCTGTCCTTGTCGTAATAGTACTTTGCATAGCCTTTTGACTTGTAGCTTCCGAAGTAGCTCCTTATGTACTGGATCACAGTCGTTTCAGGGTTCAAATCAAGCATGGCAACAAGCTTGCCCTTCACGTCTTTTCTGCTTGGTGTGGGTTCTCCTGGGTGGTAAATTTCGAAATATATCTCCTTCCTTCCGATAAGCTTATTCTCCCTGACTTCAGTTATTCTAATCTCCATTCCTCACCACCTCCATCCTTCTCATTATCTCCGCGCACCTGCGTTTGCATTCACGTGTTACCTTTATAAGCACTATGCCTTCTCGGGGCTGACCGTATATTATCGTTGCACCATAGGGAGCGTAGAGGACTGCGGGGATTGTGGCGAGATCTTCCTCGCCGTTAACTATTATATGAACATTCTTTCCTCTGTTGACGAGTTCATACCCTTTCTTAACGCTTCGGAGGAGAGGGATAGTAATGACCCCAGGAGGATTTTTAACGGTCAAAATTATGGCATTAGTATCTATTTTTGGTTTATACTCTCTTCTCTCAGTTTTGTGATCATATATGGCAAGATTGGGTAAAACTCCGACCTTTAGAATATTTTCAGTAACGACATCTCCCACCGTAACAAGGGGGTGTGAGATTGAGTCTTTTATTTTTAAATATGGTTTGGGTATCTCGCCTTCTATCAACTTACCCATGGGCTTTTTTAATTCGTACCTTAGTTTCTCAGGAAGTCTAAAAACTATCATCAGCGCACCCTTATTGCGTATTTTCCTGGGACCTTTGCGCCTATTCTCTTGGCTATTTCACTGTTCTCGACGTCTACTATTATCACTAGGTCGAACCATTCCTCGCTTAAATCCCTACTACCGCAGACAGGACATCTGTCCTCAGTAGTTATGTAGTGGCAGTTTCGGCAGGCTTTTTCGCTCACTTCTTACCCTCCTTCTCTTTTCTCTTTTCCTTTTCTATCCACTCGAACTTTCCTAGCCCAGGTTGTCTCATCGTTAAGCCTATTCTGTTCTCTCTAATTATTCTGCTCTTTGGACTGACGGCGATTATTCTTGCTCTAACTTCATCTCCGAGCTTGAGAAGGTACTTCTTCTCTTTTCCTACGAATTGTTTGTTTCTTTCATCGTAAACCACGTAATCATCCATGAGCTGGCTTATGTGGACTAGGCCATCCATTGGTCCTATCCTTATGAACGCTCCGAAGGGAACTACATCAACGACGGTTCCCTCAACGACCTCATGAAGTCTTGGTTCCCAAACGAGAACGTCAAAAACTACCTCGTGATACGTTGCCCCGTCTCCGGGAACTATTATCCCATCACCAACTTCCTTTACTTCTACTATTGAAAGTATGACTCCTTCATCCCTGTCATACTTACCCTCGTAGGTGTCCCTAAGAACAATCATAGCTGCCTCCTTTGGATCCATTGTAAACATCCTGGGAGGAATTCTAACAACGTCCTTAACCGTAACTATCTTGTACATTTTTCATCCTCCAAACAAAAATTTTAAGGGAAGAAAATCACTCCTTCTTTCCGAATTTTTCTTTGTACATCTCAATTGCCCTTAGGATTTCCCTTTTTGCAGCCTCTGCTCCTTCCCATCCCTCGACGATGATTTCCTTGCCTTGGAGCTCCTTGTATCTCTTGAAGAAGTGTGCAATCTCATCTAGGAACGCCTTTGGAACGTCGTCGATGTCTTTCCAGTCCTTGAAGTATGGGTCCTCAACTGGAACAGCTAGAACTTTGTAGTCCTTGTCTCCACTATCAATCATCTTGAACAATCCAATAGGCCTTGCCTCTATGATCGTTAGTGGGTATGTTGGTTCTCTCATTATGACCATTATGTCAAATGGATCGTCGTCATCGTACCATGTTTGGGGTATTATTCCGTAGTCTACTGGGTAGAAGAATGGGCTGTAGAGGACTCTGTCAAGCTTTAGGAGTCCTGTCTTCTTATCAAGCTCGTACTTGTTCCTGCTTCCCTTTGGTATCTCTATTAAAGCATAGACAACCTCTGGAACGTCTGGTCCGGGCTCAAGGTCGTGGAACGGGTTCATTCACACTCCCCCCTATTCGGATTTTCTTCGGGAGAAATCTCGTGGGGTTAGTGGCTGACAAATACTTTTAAACTTTTAGCTCCTCCCACTTCTTCTTCATTAAAATTGCGTCACCCTCGATGTTCGGACTTTCACTAATTACCACTCCTTTAACGTTGAACTCCTTCAGAATCCTCAGGAGATCCTCCCACTTAAGATCACTCTCCTGCAAGTTAATGTGCCTCTTCTCGCCCTTCTCCCCATATTCAATTCCGCTTATGTGAATATGCATGTTCTTCAAAGCCTCCCTTCCGAGCTCGTTCTCTATTAAAGTTAGCATCTCCCTCCATTCTTCCTCAGAATTGCATCTTCCTCTATTTCTAGCATGGGCGTGGGCAAAATCTATTGCTGGTAGAACCATGTCGACTTCTTGGCTCAACTTTATCAGTTCTCTAAGATCTCCAAATTGCGTGGGCTTACCTGTCAGTTCTGGCCTTATCCAGACCTTTATTCCTCTAGATTTCAACTCCTCAACTATATCCTCTAATGCAGATCTTATATTCTTGTAAACCTGTTCCGAAGGTTGCTTTAGATAATAACCAGCGTGAAAAACTAAACTCCAACCCCCGGCTTCATAAAGTCTTTCGGCACTTTGAATTATCCTTCTTTTGCTCGCCTCAACTTTTCCTTTTTCCTTAGCGTTAAGATTTATGTAGTAAGGAGCGTGAGCAGTTAAAACTACATCAAGTTTCTTGGCGACATGCTTAATCTTTTTAGCTAACTCCGGCTTTATGTTTATACCCCTCACGAATTCAAGCTCCATGGCATCAAGTCCTAACTGTCTTACCTGCTCAATTCCAGTTATCGTTGAGGGTTTTGGGGTCGAAAGGGGTATTCCAGCGGTTCCGAACCTCAATCTGTCGATTTTGAACATTTCACATCCCCTAAAAATTAGGTTCGTCTAAAATTTAAAGATTTGGAGCACAATTTTTAAATCAATAGGGTGGTAAATAACTTGGGGAAGTCAAATGACGGTAATAATAGAGTTCTCATTGATTCCCCTTGGTGAGGTCAGCGTAAGTAAGTATATAGCCCAGGCTATTAAACTGCTTGAAGAGAAAGGAGTGAAGTATCAGCTAACGCCGATGGGAACAATAATCGAGGTTGACGACCTCAAGGACGGCCTGGAAGTCGTAAGAGAGGCACATGAGCTCATGTTTAAGCTGGGCATTAAGAGGGTAGTTACGTACATAAAGATAGATGACAGAAGAGACAAGGAGAGACACATGGAGGATAAAGTTAAAGCGGTTATGGAGAAGCTGACCTCCTCCCCTTAGTGGTGCTCAAGAGCATCCTTCATACAGTCTTCACTGGGTAGGTGGCGTGGTCGAATTAAAGAGCATTTAAAAACCTATAAAAACTTCCTTTCCCTAAAGGTTGGGATTTCCAGCCCGTAAAGAGGTGAGGAAATGAGGGTTTTAGTTTTGGCTATAGATAGGGACGATGATTTTGGGGTAAAGGCTGGTGTTAAGGGGCCAGTTATTGGAAGGGATAAATGCTTAGATGCTGCAGTAAAGCTTAGTTTGGCTGATCCTGAGGATAGTGATGCTAATACTCTATTTGCTGCTGTAAAGCTGTATGACGAGCTCAAGCAAAGCGGGGATTTCGAGGATGTTGAAGTTGCCTTGATTACGGGCCATCACAACGTGGGAGTTAAGAGCGACATGGAGCTCAGCAGGCAGCTAGATGAGGTTTTGAAGGTGTTTCCAGCTGATGGCGTTATTCCCGTAACAGACGGTGCCGAGGACGAGCAGATCTTTCCAATTATAACTTCAAAAGTCCCGATAGTGAGTACGAGGAGGGTAGTCGTGAAGCAGAGCCCAGGGATAGAAACAACATGGTACATAATTGTGAGATACCTAAAGGAGATCATGAACGATCCTGAGGTTTCGAAAGTTGTTTTAGGGATTCCTGGGCTTATAGTTCTCCTTTATGGTATAGCTAAACTAATATCATTGAAATATCCGCCAAGTGCTCAGATAGTCTCTTCTGCTGTTAGTGGAGTTGTGATGCTGATAGTTGGAGGCTACTTCTTTATAAAGGGCGTTAAACTAAGACCCCTTGAGCTAATAAGCAGGGGATTTATAACGTTCATAGGCTTGGTCACGGGCCTAATAGTTATTTTAGGTGGTGCAATAAGGGTTTACCTGATGCTTGAGAGCATATCTGAGGAGATGATAGGAGGAATTCCAAGTAGTGACCTTATAGCATTCTTAATCTATCTAAATGCCATAAACTCATATGTAATACTTGGAATTGCTATAATATTGCTCAGTAAGACAATCCAAGAGTATCTCAGGCGTGATCCACATATATGGTATTACGCTACTGGAATAATAATGCTCCCGGCGTTTTGGAAGGTTATAGATTTGATAACAAAGTACTCAAATCCTCTCATAATCC encodes the following:
- a CDS encoding DNA-directed RNA polymerase, with translation MYKIVTVKDVVRIPPRMFTMDPKEAAMIVLRDTYEGKYDRDEGVILSIVEVKEVGDGIIVPGDGATYHEVVFDVLVWEPRLHEVVEGTVVDVVPFGAFIRIGPMDGLVHISQLMDDYVVYDERNKQFVGKEKKYLLKLGDEVRARIIAVSPKSRIIRENRIGLTMRQPGLGKFEWIEKEKRKEKEGKK
- a CDS encoding 30S ribosomal protein S24e translates to MEIRITEVRENKLIGRKEIYFEIYHPGEPTPSRKDVKGKLVAMLDLNPETTVIQYIRSYFGSYKSKGYAKYYYDKDRMLYIEPEYILVRDGIIEKKEGE
- a CDS encoding inorganic diphosphatase, whose product is MNPFHDLEPGPDVPEVVYALIEIPKGSRNKYELDKKTGLLKLDRVLYSPFFYPVDYGIIPQTWYDDDDPFDIMVIMREPTYPLTIIEARPIGLFKMIDSGDKDYKVLAVPVEDPYFKDWKDIDDVPKAFLDEIAHFFKRYKELQGKEIIVEGWEGAEAAKREILRAIEMYKEKFGKKE
- a CDS encoding GTP-dependent dephospho-CoA kinase codes for the protein MIVFRLPEKLRYELKKPMGKLIEGEIPKPYLKIKDSISHPLVTVGDVVTENILKVGVLPNLAIYDHKTERREYKPKIDTNAIILTVKNPPGVITIPLLRSVKKGYELVNRGKNVHIIVNGEEDLATIPAVLYAPYGATIIYGQPREGIVLIKVTRECKRRCAEIMRRMEVVRNGD
- a CDS encoding MTH1187 family thiamine-binding protein, encoding MTVIIEFSLIPLGEVSVSKYIAQAIKLLEEKGVKYQLTPMGTIIEVDDLKDGLEVVREAHELMFKLGIKRVVTYIKIDDRRDKERHMEDKVKAVMEKLTSSP
- the spt4 gene encoding transcription elongation factor subunit Spt4; amino-acid sequence: MSEKACRNCHYITTEDRCPVCGSRDLSEEWFDLVIIVDVENSEIAKRIGAKVPGKYAIRVR
- a CDS encoding universal stress protein — translated: MEEVKVAPLGLFSNIILRKFKNIAPRYEEIVRAYREFLLTEEEFTIPKIEKILIPLDRYSESPTNTVIEYLTSYPGSTILLLYIIDGEVCRLIRETIGENEAELFRKRELEKGHKTLEKVEATLPSDSFTVKSQLKTGNKAEIIEEIANDFDVVIISRHYGAETTKTHPVSPVVLRILQNVKIPVLLY
- a CDS encoding deoxyribonuclease IV produces the protein MFKIDRLRFGTAGIPLSTPKPSTITGIEQVRQLGLDAMELEFVRGINIKPELAKKIKHVAKKLDVVLTAHAPYYINLNAKEKGKVEASKRRIIQSAERLYEAGGWSLVFHAGYYLKQPSEQVYKNIRSALEDIVEELKSRGIKVWIRPELTGKPTQFGDLRELIKLSQEVDMVLPAIDFAHAHARNRGRCNSEEEWREMLTLIENELGREALKNMHIHISGIEYGEKGEKRHINLQESDLKWEDLLRILKEFNVKGVVISESPNIEGDAILMKKKWEELKV
- a CDS encoding 30S ribosomal protein S27ae; its protein translation is MGQKWKLYIVKDGKVIRKNKFCPRCGPGVFMADHGDRWACGKCGYTEWKK
- a CDS encoding DUF373 family protein, with product MRVLVLAIDRDDDFGVKAGVKGPVIGRDKCLDAAVKLSLADPEDSDANTLFAAVKLYDELKQSGDFEDVEVALITGHHNVGVKSDMELSRQLDEVLKVFPADGVIPVTDGAEDEQIFPIITSKVPIVSTRRVVVKQSPGIETTWYIIVRYLKEIMNDPEVSKVVLGIPGLIVLLYGIAKLISLKYPPSAQIVSSAVSGVVMLIVGGYFFIKGVKLRPLELISRGFITFIGLVTGLIVILGGAIRVYLMLESISEEMIGGIPSSDLIAFLIYLNAINSYVILGIAIILLSKTIQEYLRRDPHIWYYATGIIMLPAFWKVIDLITKYSNPLIIRKTPEEDILLGLVFIAIDLVVSVLAGIKLREKVRSWSSSS